Within the Acidobacteriota bacterium genome, the region CTCTCCCTGCAGCACGACGAAGGCGGGCACGCTCACGAGGAGGGGGTGCTGCGAGCGTTGGCGCGGGGCCGCGCCGGACTCGCCGAAGCGCTCGCCCAGCTCGAGCGAGAGGGGCTCGCCGAGCGGACCGAGGGCGCCCGCTGGAGGCTCACGGAGAAAGGACGCGCGCGAGCCGGGGCGGCGCGTCACCCGGAGCGGCGGCGGTGAACTTCCGGGCGGAGGTCCAGCTCGTGGCGGTGCTCACGGCCGCGGCGGCGTCCGTCCCTGGCGTGTTCCTCGTGCTCCGGAGGATGTCGCTCGTCGCCGATGCCGTGAGCCACGCCGTGCTTCCCGGCCTGGTGCTCGCCTTCTTCGCCACCGGTTCCCTCACCTCCCCCTTCCTCCTGGCCGCAGCCGCCCTCACCGGGCTCTCTGCGGTCGCCCTGATCGAAGCGCTGAGGAGCACGGGGCTCGTCCGGGAGGACGCTGCGATCGGGCTCGTCTTCCCCGCGGCGTTCAGCGCCGGGGTCGTCCTCATCGCCCGGTACGCGTCCGGCGTTCACCTCGACACCGACTCCGTCCTGCTCGGGGAGCTTGCGCTGGCGCCTTTCGACCGTCTCGTGCTGGGCGGATACGACCTGGGCCCGAAGGCGGCGTGGAGCATGGGAGCCATCCTCTTTCTCGACCTCGGGTTCGTCGGGCTGCTGTACAAGGAGCTCAAGCTCTCGACGATCGATCCGGAACAGGCGGCGATGCTCGGTTTTCCGCCGACGGCGCTCCACTACGCGTTGATGGCCGCCGTATCGGTCACCGCCGTCGGGGCGTTCCATGCCGTGGGATCGATCCTCGTCGTCGCCCTGATGATTGCGCCTCCCGCCGCGGCCACGCTGCTCGCCGAAACGCTGGGCGGAGTCCTGGCGGTGAGCCTCGGGATCGGGAGCGCCTCGGCGCTGGCCGGCTACTGGCTGGCGCGTTGGCTCGACGTGTCGATCGCCGGCTCCATGGCGGTCTGCTCCGGACTCGCCTTCGCCGCCGCCTTCGTCGGTGCGCCGCGGAGCGGTCTCGTCGTGCGCCTCGTGCGCCGCCGGCGACTCCGGATCGAGTTCGCCACCACCATGCTGCTCGTGCATCTGCTTCACCACGAGGACACGGCGAGGGAGGAGGAGGAAAGCGCGGTTTCGACGCTGGAGCGGCATCTCCACTGGCCGCCATCGCTCGTCAAGGAAGTCCTCCGGCGGGCGGGGCGCGTGCAGCTGGTGACGATCGATCGGGGCCGGGCCCGCCTGACGGCGGCCGGGCGTCTCAGGGCGCGGCGCGCGCTGATGGAACCCTCGAAAGGAACCGGTCCCGCGCCTCGCGCATGAGCGTGGCGGCCTGCTCCAGGCTGTCCCACACTTCGTCCACGTAGCCGTCGGCGGACGCCGACCATGCCCGGTTGATCAGGCGCTCCGCTCCCGCGAAACAGGTCATCACGTCGGCGTACC harbors:
- a CDS encoding metal ABC transporter permease, giving the protein MNFRAEVQLVAVLTAAAASVPGVFLVLRRMSLVADAVSHAVLPGLVLAFFATGSLTSPFLLAAAALTGLSAVALIEALRSTGLVREDAAIGLVFPAAFSAGVVLIARYASGVHLDTDSVLLGELALAPFDRLVLGGYDLGPKAAWSMGAILFLDLGFVGLLYKELKLSTIDPEQAAMLGFPPTALHYALMAAVSVTAVGAFHAVGSILVVALMIAPPAAATLLAETLGGVLAVSLGIGSASALAGYWLARWLDVSIAGSMAVCSGLAFAAAFVGAPRSGLVVRLVRRRRLRIEFATTMLLVHLLHHEDTAREEEESAVSTLERHLHWPPSLVKEVLRRAGRVQLVTIDRGRARLTAAGRLRARRALMEPSKGTGPAPRA